The proteins below are encoded in one region of Oreochromis niloticus isolate F11D_XX linkage group LG6, O_niloticus_UMD_NMBU, whole genome shotgun sequence:
- the LOC102082034 gene encoding uncharacterized protein LOC102082034 isoform X2, which yields MERTCTFSVFGKARTISKSLPNILEVIHKYAEPGTSLKTYSIHKVHGFWENVSRDLGVPNTCLNRKKILKAVLQYEKTTSGVEGPLLQTDFPTAETTLGDDVPSINEEDIVLVPKSPQSVGNVPLPSRKEDALQKTAESGIQTPDTQSLESDSKSSSSNANATRNESDESAKVNTDSSSSGERFFTSGLPQQKTFFFINENEWKELRQHQSGRLFKGLQWTNIIACGIRTLNPYCSFGFRRHSVKKLSSRSKAPVFRCMGYCRFQDCPVTVDVVVYDEETLKAEVVFKGGEVCHNNKELKRRPVRAQSRQSAGELLKNKLPRSLYLESLQKVPQKVIQSGNRDDAPTKEVLKNIAWSERKASRADPNELMSLQKIIQQYQDTEKDVLQKILMHPKGIMLWSKKTLSVFHQRCKEDIVYFDATGSIIRKESAGRPPYYVYELVVRNPSKGASPLPVATYVTCDHTTASVTYFLQAFQTDLVRAFGNRAYNRPVMFMCDGSLVLLRSISMTFCRTSLEDLLQKYYVLLTGQHSAQEFNIPILHRCLSHVMKNAKDLCKKHIPENYRLGMHVFGLLACCDNLKDMDDVVHSAAIVFGSPCSGRNVTKHYNNLKILMQKRGTLDLDEKTVIAEDYKTDVQNAPLKTHFQAIVDNATLDCEGERNIFHAPKFIAGLVNHLLPHATLWSSMMLGDLGRHGTGPAYQQLSKLYSDIQQSKNQNFTQDNRTQGIMEKSQWDLKKIRIQRRRLTRLDDFVEIYQKMHDALLLEYADMKKSRQKSFRVEMEKWKDKRIKRKGVYVSPLVTELPLKKKKTEVKGKTTVQTFKQEQHKQHDARQNQDESQEQIAVCQKIATYMANKVSVTVWKGDLCAFKVDAIVNAANESLSHMGGLAKALSATGGRTIQAESDVFIAKNGKLKAGQVAVTTAGKLPCMKLIHLQ from the exons ATGGAAAG GACCtgcactttttcagtttttggaaag GCACGgacaatttcaaaatccctgccAAATATATTAGAGGTCATTCACAAGTATGCTGAACCCGGGACCAGTCTAAAGACCTACAGTATTCACAAAGTGCATGGCTTTTGGGAAAATGTCTCAAGAGATTTGGGAGTGCCTAATACATGTCTTAATAGGAAAAAAATTCtcaaagcagtcctgcagtatGAAAAG ACCACATCAGGGGTAGAGGGTCCCTTGCTACAGACTGATTTTCCTACTGCAGAGACAACACTTGGAGATGATGTTCCTTCCATT AATGAGGAAGACATTGTTCTTGTGCCAAAGTCTCCACAATCTGTAGGAAATGTACCTTTACCTTCAAGAAAAGAG GATGCACTTCAAAAAACTGCAGAGAGCGGCATCCAGACCCCAGACACACAATCCCTCGAGAGTGACTCTAAATCTTCATcttcaaatgcaaatgctaCG AGGAATGAATCAGATGAATCAGCTAAGGTCAACACAGACAGTAGCAGTTCAGGAGAAAGATTTTTCACATCTGGTTTGCCACAgcagaaaactttctttttcataaaTGAGAATGAATGGAAGGAGTTACGGCAACATCAGTCAGGAAGACTATTTAAAGGACTGCAGTGGACAAATATAATTGCTTGTGGAATCAGAACCCTTAATCCGTACTGCAGTTTTGGATTTCGGAGACACAGTGTGAAAAAACTCTCTTCAAGATCAAAGGCACCGGTTTTCAGGTGTATGGGGTACTGCAGATTTCAGGACTGCCCTGTCACTGTGGATGTGGTGGTTTATGACGAAGAGACACTGAAAGCAGAAGTCGTTTTTAAAGGAGGTGAGGTCTGCCATAATAACAAAGAGCTGAAAAGGCGGCCTGTGCGTGCACAATCACGTCAAAGTGCTGGAGAACTCCTCAAAAACAAATTACCAAGGAGCTTGTACTTGGAGTCTTTACAGAAAGTGCCACAAAAGGTGATCCAATCTGGCAACAGGGATGATGCTCCAACAAAAGAAGTCTTGAAAAACATTGCATGGTCTGAAAGAAAAGCCAGTAGAGCAGATCCCAACGAGTTGATGAGCTTACAAAAGATAATTCAACAGTATCAGGACACTGAAAAGGATGTACTGCAGAAGATTCTGATGCATCCAAAGGGCATAATGCTATGGTCTAAGAAAACCTTGTCAGTTTTTCATCAAAGATGCAAAGAAGACATTGTGTACTTTGATGCCACTGGAAGTAtaataagaaaagaaagtgCTGGAAGGCCACCATATTATGTGTATGAGTTGGTTGTCAGAAACCCATCCAAAGGTGCTTCTCCTCTTCCAGTTGCTACATATGTCACATGTGACCACACTACTGCCTCTGTGACATACTTCTTGCAGGCCTTTCAGACTGATCTGGTAAGAGCATTTGGTAATCGGGCCTACAACAGGCCTGTCATGTTCATGTGTGATGGATCCCTAGTACTCCTTCGATCCATTTCCATGACATTCTGCAGAACAAGTCTAGAGGATCTGCTGCAGAAGTACTATGTCTTACTCACTGGCCAGCATTCAGCACAGGAATTCAACATTCCCATTCTTCATCGATGTTTGAGCCATGTCATGAAAAATGCCAAGGACCTTTGTAAAAAACA CATTCCAGAGAACTACAGGCTTGGAATGCATGTGTTTGGGCTCCTTGCATGCTGTGATAACTTAAAAGACATGGATGATGTTGTCCATAGTGCAGCAATAGTGTTTGGCAGTCCTTGTAGTGGAAGGAACGTAACAAAACACTACAACAACTTGAAAATCCTTATGCAAAAAAGGGGGACCCTGGATTTGGATGAAAAGACTGTGATTGCTGAGGACTACAAG ACTGATGTTCAGAATGCCCCCTTGAAGACCCATTTCCAGGCAATTGTTGACAATGCAACACTGGACTGTGAGGGTGAAAGAAACATCTTTCATGCACCCAAATTTATTGCCGGTCTGGTAAATCACCTTCTACCACATGCAACTTTGTGGTCATCAATGATGCTcg GGGATCTTGGACGTCATGGTACTGGTCCTGCTTACCAGCAGCTCAGTAAACTCTATAGTGACATTCAGCAATCCAAGAACCAG AATtttacacaagacaacagaaccCAAGGAATCATGGAGAAAAGCCAGTGGGATTTGAAAAAAATCCGTATCCAGAGAAGGAGACTGACAAGGCTTGATGACTTTGTGGAAATTTATCAAAAAATGCATGATGCCCTCCTGCTTGAATATGCAGACATGAAAAAATCAAGACAAAAG TCTTTTCGCGTGGAAATGGAGAAATGGAAAGACAAACGCATTAAACGGAAAGGTGTGTACGTGTCACCGTTAGTGACAGAACTGccactgaagaaaaagaaaactgag GTAAAAGGGAAGACCACTGTTCAAACGTTTAAACAGGAACAGCACAAACAACATGATGCTCGTCAAAACCAG GATGAGAGCCAGGAACAAATAGCCGTTTGCCAAAAAATAGCAACATACATGGCTAATAAAGTGTCTGTCACAGTATGGAAAGGAGATTTATGTGCCTTCAAAGTGGATGCAATTGTGAATGCAGCTAATGAAAGTCTCTCTCACATGGGTGGACTTGCAAAGGCACTGTCTGCTACTGGAGGACGTACTATCCAAGCAGAGAGTGATGTCTTCATTGCCAAAAATGGCAAATTAAAGGCTGGACAAGTTGCAGTTACCACAGCAGGCAAACTACCTTGCATGAAGCTGATTCATTTG CAGTGA
- the LOC102082034 gene encoding uncharacterized protein LOC102082034 isoform X1, whose product MERTCTFSVFGKARTISKSLPNILEVIHKYAEPGTSLKTYSIHKVHGFWENVSRDLGVPNTCLNRKKILKAVLQYEKTTSGVEGPLLQTDFPTAETTLGDDVPSINEEDIVLVPKSPQSVGNVPLPSRKEDALQKTAESGIQTPDTQSLESDSKSSSSNANATRNESDESAKVNTDSSSSGERFFTSGLPQQKTFFFINENEWKELRQHQSGRLFKGLQWTNIIACGIRTLNPYCSFGFRRHSVKKLSSRSKAPVFRCMGYCRFQDCPVTVDVVVYDEETLKAEVVFKGGEVCHNNKELKRRPVRAQSRQSAGELLKNKLPRSLYLESLQKVPQKVIQSGNRDDAPTKEVLKNIAWSERKASRADPNELMSLQKIIQQYQDTEKDVLQKILMHPKGIMLWSKKTLSVFHQRCKEDIVYFDATGSIIRKESAGRPPYYVYELVVRNPSKGASPLPVATYVTCDHTTASVTYFLQAFQTDLVRAFGNRAYNRPVMFMCDGSLVLLRSISMTFCRTSLEDLLQKYYVLLTGQHSAQEFNIPILHRCLSHVMKNAKDLCKKHIPENYRLGMHVFGLLACCDNLKDMDDVVHSAAIVFGSPCSGRNVTKHYNNLKILMQKRGTLDLDEKTVIAEDYKTDVQNAPLKTHFQAIVDNATLDCEGERNIFHAPKFIAGLVNHLLPHATLWSSMMLGDLGRHGTGPAYQQLSKLYSDIQQSKNQNFTQDNRTQGIMEKSQWDLKKIRIQRRRLTRLDDFVEIYQKMHDALLLEYADMKKSRQKSFRVEMEKWKDKRIKRKGVYVSPLVTELPLKKKKTEVKGKTTVQTFKQEQHKQHDARQNQDESQEQIAVCQKIATYMANKVSVTVWKGDLCAFKVDAIVNAANESLSHMGGLAKALSATGGRTIQAESDVFIAKNGKLKAGQVAVTTAGKLPCMKLIHLVGPCLQNDPTVHMISHAKKLLTKGILNVMTCAEEHKFSSVAIPAVSSGIFNFPVSICADVVVTTIKKYIKHKNPTSPPFEIHLVNNDDPTVKEMERAFKEILLEPLSDVRRTIEGPEDSPSTLERTEHLERNTTGLTKDTASQVAYLWKQQETEVVVSVVPSQIRGNNFVIRHSEFLTLRPHSWLVGEVCNPGINPPSPQKYCIRITLKLGQNISCSLHSQ is encoded by the exons ATGGAAAG GACCtgcactttttcagtttttggaaag GCACGgacaatttcaaaatccctgccAAATATATTAGAGGTCATTCACAAGTATGCTGAACCCGGGACCAGTCTAAAGACCTACAGTATTCACAAAGTGCATGGCTTTTGGGAAAATGTCTCAAGAGATTTGGGAGTGCCTAATACATGTCTTAATAGGAAAAAAATTCtcaaagcagtcctgcagtatGAAAAG ACCACATCAGGGGTAGAGGGTCCCTTGCTACAGACTGATTTTCCTACTGCAGAGACAACACTTGGAGATGATGTTCCTTCCATT AATGAGGAAGACATTGTTCTTGTGCCAAAGTCTCCACAATCTGTAGGAAATGTACCTTTACCTTCAAGAAAAGAG GATGCACTTCAAAAAACTGCAGAGAGCGGCATCCAGACCCCAGACACACAATCCCTCGAGAGTGACTCTAAATCTTCATcttcaaatgcaaatgctaCG AGGAATGAATCAGATGAATCAGCTAAGGTCAACACAGACAGTAGCAGTTCAGGAGAAAGATTTTTCACATCTGGTTTGCCACAgcagaaaactttctttttcataaaTGAGAATGAATGGAAGGAGTTACGGCAACATCAGTCAGGAAGACTATTTAAAGGACTGCAGTGGACAAATATAATTGCTTGTGGAATCAGAACCCTTAATCCGTACTGCAGTTTTGGATTTCGGAGACACAGTGTGAAAAAACTCTCTTCAAGATCAAAGGCACCGGTTTTCAGGTGTATGGGGTACTGCAGATTTCAGGACTGCCCTGTCACTGTGGATGTGGTGGTTTATGACGAAGAGACACTGAAAGCAGAAGTCGTTTTTAAAGGAGGTGAGGTCTGCCATAATAACAAAGAGCTGAAAAGGCGGCCTGTGCGTGCACAATCACGTCAAAGTGCTGGAGAACTCCTCAAAAACAAATTACCAAGGAGCTTGTACTTGGAGTCTTTACAGAAAGTGCCACAAAAGGTGATCCAATCTGGCAACAGGGATGATGCTCCAACAAAAGAAGTCTTGAAAAACATTGCATGGTCTGAAAGAAAAGCCAGTAGAGCAGATCCCAACGAGTTGATGAGCTTACAAAAGATAATTCAACAGTATCAGGACACTGAAAAGGATGTACTGCAGAAGATTCTGATGCATCCAAAGGGCATAATGCTATGGTCTAAGAAAACCTTGTCAGTTTTTCATCAAAGATGCAAAGAAGACATTGTGTACTTTGATGCCACTGGAAGTAtaataagaaaagaaagtgCTGGAAGGCCACCATATTATGTGTATGAGTTGGTTGTCAGAAACCCATCCAAAGGTGCTTCTCCTCTTCCAGTTGCTACATATGTCACATGTGACCACACTACTGCCTCTGTGACATACTTCTTGCAGGCCTTTCAGACTGATCTGGTAAGAGCATTTGGTAATCGGGCCTACAACAGGCCTGTCATGTTCATGTGTGATGGATCCCTAGTACTCCTTCGATCCATTTCCATGACATTCTGCAGAACAAGTCTAGAGGATCTGCTGCAGAAGTACTATGTCTTACTCACTGGCCAGCATTCAGCACAGGAATTCAACATTCCCATTCTTCATCGATGTTTGAGCCATGTCATGAAAAATGCCAAGGACCTTTGTAAAAAACA CATTCCAGAGAACTACAGGCTTGGAATGCATGTGTTTGGGCTCCTTGCATGCTGTGATAACTTAAAAGACATGGATGATGTTGTCCATAGTGCAGCAATAGTGTTTGGCAGTCCTTGTAGTGGAAGGAACGTAACAAAACACTACAACAACTTGAAAATCCTTATGCAAAAAAGGGGGACCCTGGATTTGGATGAAAAGACTGTGATTGCTGAGGACTACAAG ACTGATGTTCAGAATGCCCCCTTGAAGACCCATTTCCAGGCAATTGTTGACAATGCAACACTGGACTGTGAGGGTGAAAGAAACATCTTTCATGCACCCAAATTTATTGCCGGTCTGGTAAATCACCTTCTACCACATGCAACTTTGTGGTCATCAATGATGCTcg GGGATCTTGGACGTCATGGTACTGGTCCTGCTTACCAGCAGCTCAGTAAACTCTATAGTGACATTCAGCAATCCAAGAACCAG AATtttacacaagacaacagaaccCAAGGAATCATGGAGAAAAGCCAGTGGGATTTGAAAAAAATCCGTATCCAGAGAAGGAGACTGACAAGGCTTGATGACTTTGTGGAAATTTATCAAAAAATGCATGATGCCCTCCTGCTTGAATATGCAGACATGAAAAAATCAAGACAAAAG TCTTTTCGCGTGGAAATGGAGAAATGGAAAGACAAACGCATTAAACGGAAAGGTGTGTACGTGTCACCGTTAGTGACAGAACTGccactgaagaaaaagaaaactgag GTAAAAGGGAAGACCACTGTTCAAACGTTTAAACAGGAACAGCACAAACAACATGATGCTCGTCAAAACCAG GATGAGAGCCAGGAACAAATAGCCGTTTGCCAAAAAATAGCAACATACATGGCTAATAAAGTGTCTGTCACAGTATGGAAAGGAGATTTATGTGCCTTCAAAGTGGATGCAATTGTGAATGCAGCTAATGAAAGTCTCTCTCACATGGGTGGACTTGCAAAGGCACTGTCTGCTACTGGAGGACGTACTATCCAAGCAGAGAGTGATGTCTTCATTGCCAAAAATGGCAAATTAAAGGCTGGACAAGTTGCAGTTACCACAGCAGGCAAACTACCTTGCATGAAGCTGATTCATTTGGTAGGCCCGTGTCTGCAGAATGACCCCACAGTGCACATGATATCCCATGCAAAGAAACTTTTAACTAAAGGTATTTTGAATGTCATGACATGTGCAGAAGAGCACAAATTTTCATCTGTTGCCATTCCAGCAGTGAGCTCTGGAATATTCAACTTTCCAGTCTCAATTTGTGCTGATGTTGTAGTCACCACAATCAAAAAGTACATTAAACATAAGAACCCCACAAGTCCTCCATTTGAAATACACCTGGTAAACAACGATGATCCAACCGTGAAGGAAATGGAAAGGGCCTTCAAAGAGATCCTTTTGGAGCCACTCTCTGATGTCAGGAGGACA ATCGAGGGGCCAGAGGATTCTCCATCTACTCTGGAAAGGACAGAGCACCTTGAGAGAAACACAACCGGTCTAACAAAGGACACTGCATCACAG GTCGCATATTTGTGGAAACAACAGGAAACGGAAGTTGTTGTTTCTGTGGTCCCATCTCAGATTAGAGGTAACAACTTTGTCATACGTCACAGTGAGTTCCTGACCCTTAGACCACACAGCTGGCTTGTTGGAGAGGTATGTAATCCAGGTATTAACCCcccttccccccaaaagtactGCATAAGGATAACGTTAAAGCTGGGGCAGAACATTAGTTGTTCCCTACACAGTCAGTAA